From Rhea pennata isolate bPtePen1 chromosome 26, bPtePen1.pri, whole genome shotgun sequence, the proteins below share one genomic window:
- the MARCHF10 gene encoding probable E3 ubiquitin-protein ligase MARCHF10 has protein sequence MPLPHSALNSQGSLSQSAQRPESSTNRSSATVSSQTLNLDGSSKFSTHTPLCLLHSRGSLSTPGSSGFSPPLCSIPEDSSLLEDSISNGFNTSSHHGASHDGESLQNSRSSLSLDSSSPSLFQTRFTPDPQTGSALHDQMPFALLAAFALQNLSSSMSNTTVSQSASSEEVKKPQADQEKLKQLRESLLAEDSGEEGDRCRICQIAGGCPTNPLLEPCGCVGSLQFVHEKCLKKWLEAKIKSGADLGAVKTCELCKQSLTLDLDDFNVNEYYRNHHYSQAQNELTDLYLVLLFRVWELTRQSYNLTTRNRILTQRETDKTSHDLEFHPEAFVLNAFFHVFYTSYVFSCFTPN, from the exons ATGCCTTTACCACATTCCGCACTTAACAGTCAAGGATCCTTATCTCAGTCTGCACAGAGACCTGAGTCCTCAACAAATAGGAGCTCAGCAACAGTTTCTTCACAAACACTGAATTTGGATGGTAGTTCAAAATTCAGTACACATACACCCTTGTGTCTGTTACACAGCAGAGGCTCTCTTTCTACTCCAGGAAGTTCTGGTTTTTCACCACCTCTTTGCAGTATACCTGAAGACAGCAGCTTACTGGAAGACAGTATCAGTAACGGTTTCAACACTTCATCTCACCATGGTGCCTCGCATGATGGGGAGAGCTTACAAAATTCACGTAGTTCTTTATCTTTAGATTCTTCCAGCCCATCCTTGTTTCAGACAAGATTCACTCCAGATCCCCAGACAGGTTCTGCTTTGCATGATCAGATGCCATTTGCTTTGTTAGCAGCATTTGCTTTACAAAACCTAAGTAGTAGCATGAGCAACACAACAGTCTCCCAGTCAGCGAGCTCAGAGGAAGTGAAGAAGCCACAGGCAGATCAGGAGAAACTTAAACAACTACGGGAAAG TCTCCTGGCAGAAGActcaggagaggaaggagatcGGTGTCGTATATGTCAGATTGCTGGAGGTTGTCCTACAAATCCACTGCTAGAGCCATGTGGCTGTGTGGGAAGCCTGCAGTTTGTTCATGAGAAATGTCTCAAAAAATGGCTCGAAGCCAAAATAAAGTCAG GTGCTGATCTAGGGGCAGTAAAGACATGCGAGCTGTGTAAGCAGAGCCTAACACTTGATCTGGATGATTTTAACGTGAATGAGTATTACAGAAATCACCACTACTCACAA GCACAGAATGAACTAACAGATCTCTATCTTGTGCTGCTTTTTCGTGTTTGGGAGCTCACGAGACAAAGCTACAACCTGACCACCAGAAACAGG ATTCTGACTCAGAGAGAAACAGATAAAACATCTCATGACCTGGAATTCCACCCAGAAGCCTTTGTCTTGAATGCCTTTTTCCATGTCTTTTATACCTCTTATGTTTTCTCCTGCTTTACACCAAACTAA